The Providencia rettgeri genome includes a window with the following:
- the gph gene encoding Phosphoglycolate phosphatase, producing MTQVVLENIKAIAFDLDGTLVDSASGLADAIDNMLNELNFPPAGKERVSIWVGNGVDILVERALSWAGAEITPELQKRARASFDKFYATSVTTGSQLFPEVKDTLEQLAKHGLPMGIVTNKATPFIAPLLNKLGIEHYFSLVLGSDDVKALKPHPAPLYLTMGTFGLRKEELLFVGDSRNDIIAAKSAECPCVGLTYGYNYGESIALSEPNCVLTHFSDLLPAIGLSEIK from the coding sequence ATGACTCAAGTCGTATTAGAGAATATCAAAGCGATAGCTTTCGATTTAGACGGCACTCTCGTAGATAGCGCCAGCGGCTTAGCTGACGCTATCGACAATATGCTCAACGAATTAAATTTCCCTCCCGCAGGTAAAGAACGCGTTTCTATTTGGGTCGGCAATGGGGTTGATATATTAGTTGAGCGAGCGCTTTCTTGGGCAGGAGCCGAAATCACGCCCGAGCTACAAAAAAGAGCGCGAGCCAGTTTTGATAAATTCTATGCAACATCTGTCACAACAGGCAGCCAACTGTTCCCTGAAGTAAAAGACACTTTAGAGCAATTAGCGAAACATGGCCTGCCTATGGGAATTGTAACGAATAAAGCAACCCCATTTATTGCGCCATTATTGAATAAGTTAGGCATTGAACACTACTTTTCTCTAGTATTGGGTAGCGATGATGTCAAAGCTTTAAAACCGCATCCAGCTCCTCTCTACTTAACGATGGGAACATTCGGTTTACGTAAAGAAGAATTGCTTTTTGTCGGCGATTCTCGTAATGATATTATTGCAGCGAAAAGCGCTGAATGCCCGTGTGTCGGTCTGACCTACGGTTATAACTATGGTGAATCTATTGCACTGAGTGAACCGAACTGTGTATTAACACATTTTTCTGATTTATTACCTGCAATTGGGTTATCTGAAATAAAATAA
- the pilQ gene encoding Type IV pilus biogenesis and competence protein pilQ precursor, with the protein MNSSLTNIHMIIIGGLLFLSSFLVSAEEIRDPFAPLTPPLVIENQPTSEITIAPIAPSKTPQAEKIFKLVSINVQEVRLLLEHPDTSLLSKNASIHHDITTNSLIIKDDPDRLALIDEWIKHKDMPNKQVQITAHIISSSRTALQELGLEWGMMAGGNLSANHLHRYNRYSSISGQFSFNVLSLGEGLLEMKLKALEKENLLSIIASPRLVASHQQPASIQQGTEIPYVTSNEKKTHVQFKDAVLGMDVTPAIVRDEKVELNLKISHNSPDTALTSSQHHHLAINKQEIATTVTIKNNETLILGGIFQQKQEKTETGLPFLSHIPFLGTLFTNTAEHIDKRVLIVFITPKLINI; encoded by the coding sequence ATGAATAGCTCACTAACTAACATTCACATGATAATTATTGGAGGACTCCTCTTTTTATCTTCATTTTTAGTCTCTGCCGAAGAAATTAGAGATCCCTTTGCACCACTTACCCCACCTTTAGTAATAGAAAATCAGCCCACTTCGGAGATTACAATAGCGCCGATAGCGCCAAGTAAAACACCACAAGCCGAAAAAATATTTAAATTAGTCTCAATCAATGTTCAAGAGGTTCGTCTCCTATTAGAACACCCTGATACGTCGTTATTATCAAAAAATGCATCTATCCATCACGATATCACGACAAACAGCCTCATTATTAAAGATGATCCAGACCGATTAGCACTGATTGATGAATGGATAAAACATAAAGATATGCCAAATAAACAAGTGCAAATCACCGCACATATCATTAGTAGCAGCCGAACTGCATTACAAGAATTGGGTTTAGAATGGGGAATGATGGCAGGGGGAAACCTGAGCGCTAATCATTTACATCGTTACAACCGTTACTCTTCAATATCCGGGCAATTTTCCTTCAATGTTCTTAGCCTTGGAGAGGGTTTACTTGAAATGAAACTTAAAGCATTAGAAAAAGAAAATTTGCTTTCTATTATTGCGAGTCCTCGTTTAGTTGCTTCACACCAACAACCCGCAAGTATTCAGCAAGGTACTGAGATCCCCTACGTCACCAGTAATGAAAAGAAAACGCACGTACAATTTAAAGATGCTGTACTCGGAATGGATGTCACTCCCGCTATTGTGCGTGATGAAAAAGTTGAGTTAAATCTAAAAATTAGTCATAACTCGCCTGATACTGCACTCACTAGCAGTCAACATCATCACTTGGCCATCAATAAGCAAGAAATCGCAACGACCGTCACTATCAAAAATAATGAAACCCTTATCCTTGGGGGAATTTTTCAGCAAAAACAAGAAAAAACAGAGACGGGGTTACCTTTTTTATCTCACATTCCTTTTCTAGGTACATTATTCACAAATACGGCAGAGCATATAGATAAACGTGTCCTTATCGTTTTTATAACACCAAAACTTATCAATATTTAA
- the damX gene encoding Uncharacterized protein conserved in bacteria: MDEFKPDNQPQGQNDLRPDTSDRPTGRSRQSSSTAKPKIALSRQHIMIGVGVLVLLLLIIAISSALKAPTEHEKQQTTGANNSQNIDLSGSSSLTNSQGQTLSGQPQEITGSQITPTPTQGEPQTQPNGLGERIEIPGDVVDALNQGQVSVPNTNQPQNTTQLTPPTVKPVEQQPVVKPVTPEKTPAKPVEQKHPVQTKQPAKPASTASSQGSNIMSAPAGSYTLQLSSASRSDTLEAFAKENKLANYKVYKTIRNGQTWYVLIHGNYSSVTDAKNAIGTLPAAVQAKKPWVRNMKQVKQDQK; the protein is encoded by the coding sequence ATGGACGAATTTAAACCAGATAACCAGCCTCAAGGTCAAAATGATCTTAGGCCAGATACATCAGATAGACCGACAGGGCGCTCACGCCAATCATCATCTACTGCAAAACCTAAAATTGCACTCTCACGCCAACATATTATGATTGGTGTAGGTGTTCTGGTTCTATTGCTGCTCATTATTGCTATCAGCTCAGCTTTAAAGGCCCCTACAGAGCATGAAAAGCAACAAACAACGGGTGCAAATAATTCACAGAATATCGACTTATCGGGCTCCTCATCGTTGACAAATTCACAAGGTCAAACGTTATCAGGGCAACCGCAAGAAATTACCGGTTCACAAATCACACCGACACCAACCCAAGGAGAGCCTCAAACTCAACCAAATGGTCTGGGTGAGCGTATCGAAATACCTGGTGATGTCGTTGATGCCTTAAATCAAGGCCAAGTTTCTGTACCAAATACTAACCAACCACAAAATACGACACAGTTAACACCACCAACCGTTAAACCTGTCGAACAGCAACCCGTGGTAAAACCAGTTACACCAGAAAAAACACCTGCAAAACCCGTTGAGCAAAAACATCCTGTGCAGACTAAACAGCCAGCGAAACCTGCATCAACAGCAAGTAGCCAAGGTAGTAATATCATGTCTGCGCCAGCCGGTAGCTATACATTACAACTCAGCAGCGCAAGCCGCTCTGATACATTGGAAGCTTTTGCAAAAGAAAACAAACTGGCCAATTACAAAGTCTATAAAACTATACGTAATGGGCAAACCTGGTATGTTCTTATTCACGGAAATTATAGTTCAGTGACCGACGCAAAAAATGCAATAGGAACCTTACCTGCTGCAGTGCAAGCGAAAAAACCGTGGGTTAGAAATATGAAACAAGTCAAACAGGATCAAAAATAA
- the ycaC_1 gene encoding Isochorismatase family produces the protein MSSPANFNGQRPAINPEDAVMLLIDHQSGLFQTVGDMPMTELRARAAVLAKMASLAKIPVITTASVPQGPNGPLIPEIHQNAPHAQYIARRGEINAWDNPEFVAAVKATGKKQLIIAGTITSVCMAFPAISAVMDGYQVFVVIDASGTYSKMAQEITLARVVQAGVVPMDTAAVASELQGTWNREDAAEWAMAYTQIFPAYQLLIESYSKAQDVLKNNEQLDSER, from the coding sequence ATGAGTAGCCCAGCTAATTTTAATGGTCAACGTCCTGCTATTAACCCAGAAGATGCGGTGATGTTATTAATCGATCACCAGAGTGGATTATTCCAAACCGTAGGTGACATGCCAATGACGGAATTGCGTGCTCGTGCCGCTGTTCTGGCTAAAATGGCTTCCCTAGCTAAAATTCCAGTAATAACAACGGCTTCTGTACCTCAAGGCCCAAATGGTCCGTTGATCCCAGAAATTCATCAAAATGCGCCACATGCACAATATATTGCACGCCGTGGCGAAATTAATGCATGGGATAACCCTGAGTTTGTGGCAGCGGTAAAAGCAACAGGTAAAAAACAATTAATTATTGCAGGAACCATTACCAGTGTTTGTATGGCTTTCCCTGCGATTAGTGCGGTGATGGATGGTTATCAAGTATTTGTGGTCATTGATGCATCAGGTACTTACAGCAAAATGGCGCAAGAAATCACCTTAGCGCGTGTCGTTCAAGCGGGTGTCGTTCCAATGGATACTGCGGCTGTTGCTTCAGAATTACAAGGGACTTGGAACCGTGAAGATGCGGCGGAATGGGCAATGGCTTACACACAAATTTTCCCTGCTTATCAATTATTAATTGAAAGCTACAGCAAAGCGCAAGATGTTCTGAAAAATAATGAGCAATTAGATTCTGAACGTTAA
- a CDS encoding Phospholipid N-methyltransferase, whose protein sequence is MFIINALWLNSYKEYIKQFITSPREMGSIIPSSSSLCNTMLSYIDWDKQSKFAEIGAGNGVMTKQILQKSSLNTSLDIYEVNNTFITQLQQIKDNRVVVYPISAEYLQDEYDVIISGIPFLSLNKKIGMRILKKANQCLVVKQGVFILFQYTQSCEKMFSRYFNFTKQRVYLNFPPAWVYVCYPK, encoded by the coding sequence ATGTTTATTATTAATGCGCTATGGCTTAATTCATACAAAGAATATATAAAGCAATTTATTACTTCGCCAAGGGAGATGGGATCGATTATTCCATCATCTAGTTCACTCTGTAATACCATGCTGAGTTATATCGATTGGGACAAACAAAGTAAATTTGCAGAAATAGGTGCTGGTAATGGCGTAATGACAAAGCAAATACTGCAAAAGTCTTCATTAAATACATCATTAGATATTTATGAAGTTAATAATACGTTTATTACACAACTTCAACAGATTAAAGATAACCGAGTTGTCGTTTACCCCATTTCGGCTGAATATCTTCAAGATGAGTATGATGTGATTATCTCTGGCATTCCTTTTCTCTCACTAAATAAAAAGATAGGCATGAGAATTCTGAAAAAAGCGAATCAATGCTTAGTTGTCAAGCAAGGGGTTTTTATTTTATTTCAATACACCCAATCCTGCGAAAAGATGTTTTCTCGCTATTTTAATTTTACAAAACAACGTGTCTATCTCAATTTTCCACCCGCTTGGGTTTATGTTTGCTACCCCAAATAA
- a CDS encoding Fimbrial assembly protein (PilN), which translates to MELYQVNFLPWRQQQIKKKIREFLLFCFVVCCSVIIACVFLFLFQQIEIDDLKNRKHNSQLQYEQIQQLTLQITAQQTQINSLMNKKRQIDSIMENNQFLLRLLQNLSTITPPKSWLTNLQLMDNKIEIKANSYDFQDINSLGLQLKKHPGLSDIQLKKISRMNQLNRLHLTAKYQGELDE; encoded by the coding sequence ATGGAACTATACCAAGTTAATTTTCTCCCTTGGCGCCAACAGCAAATAAAAAAGAAGATACGAGAGTTTTTACTCTTTTGCTTTGTAGTTTGCTGTTCAGTAATTATAGCTTGTGTTTTTTTATTTTTATTTCAACAAATTGAAATAGATGACCTAAAAAATAGAAAGCATAATAGCCAACTGCAATACGAACAGATACAGCAATTAACATTGCAAATCACTGCTCAACAAACACAGATCAATAGTTTGATGAACAAAAAAAGACAGATAGATAGCATCATGGAAAATAACCAATTTTTACTTAGGCTATTACAAAATCTTTCAACTATAACCCCACCAAAAAGTTGGCTCACAAATCTACAGTTAATGGATAACAAAATAGAGATCAAAGCTAACAGTTATGATTTTCAAGATATCAATTCACTCGGCTTACAGCTTAAAAAACACCCTGGTTTGAGCGATATTCAATTGAAAAAAATCAGCCGAATGAATCAATTAAATCGTTTACACCTAACTGCTAAATACCAAGGGGAGCTCGATGAGTGA
- the trpS gene encoding Tryptophan--tRNA ligase: MSTPTENLKQPQKPIVFSGAQPSGELTIGNYMGALRQWVQMQDDYDCIYCIVDQHAITVRQDPIELRKRTLDTLALYLACGIDPKKSTIFVQSHVPQHAQLSWALNCYTYFGELSRMTQFKDKSARHAENINAGLFDYPVLMAADILIYQTNQVPVGIDQKQHLELSRDIAQRFNAIYGDIFTVPDPFIPTGGGARVMALQDPTKKMSKSDDNRNNVIALLEDPKSVVKKIKRAMTDSEEPPRIRYDLENKPGVSNLLDIMSGVTGKKIAELEAEFEGQMYGHLKGAVAEAVSGMLTTLQTRYHEFRNDEALLNQIMDEGATKAAARAQETLDKVYEAIGFVKRPQL; encoded by the coding sequence ATGAGCACTCCCACTGAAAATTTAAAGCAACCCCAAAAACCAATCGTATTCAGCGGCGCACAGCCTTCCGGTGAATTAACCATCGGTAACTATATGGGTGCATTACGTCAGTGGGTACAAATGCAAGATGACTACGATTGCATTTACTGTATCGTTGACCAGCACGCTATCACCGTTCGCCAAGACCCTATCGAGCTGCGTAAAAGAACCCTTGATACACTCGCGCTTTATTTAGCTTGTGGCATTGACCCGAAAAAAAGCACTATTTTTGTTCAGTCCCATGTCCCACAACACGCTCAACTGAGCTGGGCGCTTAACTGCTACACCTATTTCGGTGAATTGAGCCGTATGACTCAATTTAAAGATAAATCTGCCCGTCATGCAGAAAATATCAATGCAGGCCTATTTGATTACCCGGTACTAATGGCAGCCGATATTTTGATTTATCAAACAAATCAAGTACCCGTTGGTATTGACCAGAAACAACACCTTGAATTGAGTCGTGATATTGCTCAACGCTTCAATGCTATTTACGGTGATATTTTCACTGTACCCGATCCATTCATTCCGACTGGTGGTGGTGCCCGTGTTATGGCGCTGCAAGATCCAACTAAGAAAATGTCTAAGTCTGATGATAACCGTAACAACGTTATCGCATTATTAGAAGACCCGAAATCTGTCGTGAAAAAAATCAAACGCGCAATGACTGACTCCGAAGAGCCACCGCGTATTCGTTATGATTTAGAAAACAAACCGGGTGTTTCTAACTTATTAGATATCATGTCGGGCGTGACTGGTAAGAAAATCGCAGAACTCGAAGCAGAATTTGAAGGCCAAATGTACGGTCATCTAAAAGGTGCTGTAGCAGAAGCTGTTTCTGGCATGTTAACTACCCTTCAAACTCGCTACCATGAATTCCGTAATGATGAAGCGCTGCTCAACCAAATTATGGATGAAGGTGCAACTAAAGCGGCTGCTCGCGCGCAAGAAACGTTAGATAAAGTTTATGAAGCAATTGGCTTCGTTAAACGCCCGCAGTTGTAA
- the dam_1 gene encoding DNA adenine methylase — MKKKRAFLKWAGGKYPLVEEIKKHLPQGDCLIEPFVGAGSVFLNTSYDSYILADINSDLINLYNTVKDRADSFIEEAQQIFTPEYNTSEQYYLMREAFNQSTDTEKRSVLFLYLNRHCYNGLCRYNSRGEFNVPFGRYKKPYFPKEELLWFAEKSQNAMFMTQHYGETLLNAKEGSVVYCDPPYAPLSDTANFTAYHTNSFNSLEQQNLAILAQKLSTESKIPVLISNHDTPMTREWYHQAQLHIVKVRRTISRNILNRTKVNELLALYPGIPNSLSPRKIDKKKTQRLVPSDEWLSDND, encoded by the coding sequence ATGAAAAAAAAACGCGCTTTTTTAAAATGGGCTGGGGGCAAATACCCCCTTGTGGAAGAAATCAAAAAACACCTTCCACAAGGTGATTGCTTAATTGAGCCTTTTGTTGGTGCTGGGTCAGTGTTTTTAAACACCAGTTATGATTCCTACATACTGGCAGATATCAACAGTGACCTCATCAACCTCTATAATACAGTTAAAGACCGTGCTGATTCTTTTATCGAAGAAGCCCAGCAAATCTTCACACCTGAATATAATACTTCCGAACAATATTATTTAATGCGTGAAGCCTTTAACCAATCGACCGATACTGAGAAACGCAGTGTCCTTTTTTTATACTTAAACCGCCACTGCTATAATGGGTTATGCCGTTATAATTCTCGTGGTGAATTTAATGTTCCTTTCGGCCGCTATAAAAAGCCCTATTTTCCTAAAGAAGAATTACTGTGGTTTGCTGAAAAATCACAAAATGCGATGTTTATGACTCAGCATTATGGTGAAACTTTGCTCAACGCAAAAGAGGGATCTGTTGTCTACTGTGACCCACCCTATGCACCTTTATCAGATACCGCTAATTTCACCGCGTATCATACGAATTCATTTAATTCGCTTGAACAACAAAACTTAGCGATTTTGGCACAAAAGTTATCAACAGAAAGCAAAATCCCTGTCTTGATCTCAAATCATGATACCCCGATGACGAGAGAGTGGTATCATCAAGCCCAATTACATATTGTAAAAGTACGTCGCACTATCAGTAGAAATATATTGAACCGGACAAAAGTCAATGAGTTACTGGCATTATATCCGGGTATACCAAATAGCCTTTCTCCTAGAAAAATAGATAAGAAAAAAACACAGCGCCTTGTACCTAGCGATGAATGGCTCTCAGATAACGATTAA
- the yhhW_1 gene encoding Quercetin 2,3-dioxygenase: MKKIIGIYQSPRSHWVGDGFPVRSMFSYNDHGKYLNPFLLLDRAGPFDFSSSNSANRGVGEHPHRGFETVTIVYDGEVAHHDSTGEGGVIGPGDVQWMTAASGILHQEYQSDAFMKQGGTLDMVQLWVNLPAKDKSAAPGYQLLESHSMPKVALPNDAGTLRVIAGDYLGNKGAAKTFSPLDVWDLQLNKGKTVGIPTKAGRYVGLVMLRGSIFVDGRSALNEGELMILDDTDSNILLEATEDALVLLLSGDPINEPVVGYGPFVMNTVQEINEAVNDFNSGKFGRIPETQ; this comes from the coding sequence ATGAAAAAAATTATTGGTATCTATCAATCTCCTCGCAGCCATTGGGTCGGAGACGGCTTTCCTGTCCGTTCAATGTTTAGCTATAACGATCATGGGAAATACCTCAACCCATTCCTTTTACTCGATAGAGCGGGGCCTTTTGATTTTTCAAGCTCAAATTCAGCAAATAGGGGGGTTGGCGAGCACCCACACCGTGGGTTTGAAACCGTTACAATAGTGTATGATGGCGAAGTGGCTCACCATGACTCTACAGGGGAAGGCGGTGTGATAGGCCCAGGCGATGTTCAATGGATGACTGCGGCATCGGGTATTTTACATCAAGAGTATCAGTCTGACGCCTTCATGAAACAAGGTGGCACTCTTGATATGGTACAACTGTGGGTTAATTTGCCAGCAAAAGACAAATCAGCGGCCCCCGGCTACCAGCTGTTAGAAAGCCATAGTATGCCAAAAGTCGCATTACCCAATGATGCAGGAACACTGCGAGTGATCGCGGGTGACTATTTAGGCAATAAAGGTGCAGCAAAAACCTTTAGTCCATTAGATGTATGGGATTTGCAGCTTAACAAAGGTAAAACGGTCGGTATCCCAACCAAAGCGGGACGCTATGTCGGTTTAGTCATGTTACGTGGTTCAATATTTGTTGATGGCCGCTCTGCTTTAAACGAAGGGGAGCTGATGATCCTCGACGATACAGATAGCAATATTCTGTTAGAAGCCACAGAAGATGCCTTAGTACTGTTGCTCAGTGGTGATCCTATTAACGAGCCGGTTGTTGGTTACGGCCCATTTGTGATGAATACTGTGCAAGAAATCAATGAAGCAGTGAATGATTTCAACAGTGGGAAATTTGGCCGCATTCCTGAAACACAGTAA
- the aroK gene encoding Shikimate kinase 1 — MAEKRNIFLVGPMGAGKSTIGRQLAQQLNMEFFDSDHEIEKRTGADVGWVFDLEGEEGFRDREEKIINELTEKQGIVLATGGGSVKSKETRNRLSARGVVVYLETTIEKQLSRTQRDKKRPLLQVDEPAREVLEKLADERNPMYEEIADITIHTDEQSAKVVASQIIELLEKN, encoded by the coding sequence ATGGCAGAGAAACGCAATATCTTTCTGGTTGGACCAATGGGTGCTGGCAAAAGTACTATTGGCCGTCAGTTGGCTCAACAGCTTAATATGGAGTTTTTCGACTCTGATCACGAGATAGAAAAACGCACTGGCGCAGATGTAGGCTGGGTATTCGACCTTGAAGGTGAAGAAGGCTTTCGCGATCGCGAAGAAAAAATCATCAATGAGCTTACAGAGAAACAAGGCATTGTTTTAGCAACAGGCGGTGGCTCTGTTAAGTCCAAAGAGACCCGTAATCGCTTATCCGCTCGCGGTGTCGTTGTTTATCTTGAGACCACAATTGAGAAACAATTATCTCGTACACAGCGTGACAAAAAACGTCCACTACTACAAGTTGACGAACCTGCACGTGAAGTTCTTGAGAAACTGGCTGACGAACGTAATCCGATGTATGAAGAAATTGCTGATATTACCATTCATACTGATGAACAAAGCGCTAAAGTTGTTGCCAGCCAAATCATTGAACTATTAGAAAAAAACTAA
- the dmlR_1 gene encoding D-malate degradation protein R: protein MQYDLNDLYYFVKVVEYGGFSQAGLALGIPKSKLSRRIADLEKNLNVSLIYRSTRQFHVTEVGQVFYQQCKNVVDEAEVAHELICSVQSHPKGTIKLSCPVALLQVYLNELLVDFMIKYPDIDVQILAVNRPVDVISEGLDLAIRVRSLPLDDSGLMMKVLGYSRRILVASPQLFAEHGELTEPEKLVDYPMLANTEHSQNYTLTLKNSHDLSFTQHFTPKLATTDILTLYHAARKGVGIARLPYGVVEKDIESGDLIEVLPKWQFPEDIIHAVYPSRKGLLPSIQLLLNHLADNISPSVK from the coding sequence ATGCAATATGATTTAAATGATCTCTACTATTTTGTGAAAGTTGTCGAATATGGTGGTTTTTCACAAGCGGGTTTGGCTCTAGGGATCCCTAAATCTAAATTGAGTCGACGTATTGCAGACTTAGAGAAAAACCTTAATGTTTCATTGATTTACCGTTCTACTCGTCAGTTTCATGTCACGGAAGTGGGGCAAGTCTTTTATCAGCAGTGTAAAAATGTGGTGGATGAAGCTGAAGTTGCTCATGAATTGATTTGTTCCGTTCAGTCACACCCTAAAGGAACGATCAAGTTATCGTGTCCAGTCGCACTGTTACAAGTCTATCTCAATGAATTACTTGTAGATTTTATGATAAAGTACCCTGATATCGATGTTCAAATTTTAGCAGTTAACCGCCCTGTGGATGTGATTAGTGAAGGGTTGGATTTAGCTATTCGAGTGCGTTCATTGCCATTAGATGATTCAGGCTTAATGATGAAAGTACTAGGATATTCACGGCGTATCTTAGTGGCTAGCCCGCAGTTATTCGCAGAGCACGGTGAACTCACAGAGCCCGAAAAGCTGGTGGATTACCCGATGTTAGCGAATACAGAGCACTCACAAAATTACACGTTGACCCTAAAAAATAGTCACGATCTTAGCTTTACGCAGCATTTCACCCCGAAGTTAGCGACAACAGATATTTTAACGTTATACCATGCGGCACGCAAAGGTGTTGGGATCGCAAGGTTGCCTTATGGTGTGGTAGAAAAAGACATTGAATCAGGGGATTTGATAGAGGTATTACCGAAATGGCAGTTTCCTGAAGATATCATTCATGCGGTATATCCATCACGCAAAGGGTTGTTGCCATCAATCCAATTATTATTAAATCATTTAGCAGATAATATTTCGCCGTCAGTGAAATAA
- the aroB gene encoding 3-dehydroquinate synthase, producing MEKVTVTLDERSYPINIAPGLYQQTDAFWPLTAGQRAMVVTNETLAPIYLDKIKHVLESSGVKVDTIILPDGEQYKSLFIMNDVFTALLEKHHNRDTTLIALGGGVIGDLTGFAAASYQRGVRFIQVPTTLLSQVDSSVGGKTAVNHPLGKNMIGAFYQPASVVIDLNCLKTLPPRELASGLAEVIKYGIILDSEFFSWLEDNIDALVALDDQAMAYCIRRCCELKAQVVAADEKETSGLRALLNLGHTFGHAIEAHMGYGVWLHGEAVAAGMVMAAKTAELLGQFTPEQTQRVVTLLERASLPVTGPSQMKPDDYLPHMMRDKKVMGGKLHLILPTTIGHSEMRSDVDTQTVIAAISSCMS from the coding sequence ATGGAAAAAGTCACCGTCACTCTAGACGAACGTAGTTATCCAATCAATATTGCACCCGGCTTATATCAACAAACGGATGCATTTTGGCCATTAACTGCAGGTCAACGAGCAATGGTCGTGACAAATGAAACTCTTGCCCCTATTTATCTTGATAAGATAAAGCATGTTCTTGAATCTTCAGGTGTAAAAGTTGATACCATCATTCTACCGGATGGCGAACAATACAAATCATTATTCATTATGAATGATGTATTTACCGCATTACTTGAAAAACACCATAACCGTGACACCACCCTCATCGCTCTTGGTGGGGGCGTCATTGGCGACTTAACCGGTTTCGCAGCAGCAAGTTATCAGCGTGGAGTGCGTTTTATTCAAGTTCCTACGACCTTATTATCTCAAGTGGACTCTTCTGTCGGTGGTAAAACTGCCGTCAATCATCCATTAGGGAAAAATATGATCGGTGCATTTTATCAACCCGCTTCTGTCGTGATTGATCTCAACTGTTTAAAAACACTTCCCCCAAGAGAACTCGCCTCTGGTTTAGCTGAGGTCATTAAATATGGCATTATCCTCGATAGTGAGTTTTTTAGCTGGCTAGAAGATAATATCGATGCTCTCGTCGCTCTTGATGACCAAGCGATGGCTTACTGTATTCGCCGTTGTTGTGAATTAAAAGCACAAGTCGTTGCGGCAGACGAAAAAGAAACTAGTGGGTTACGTGCACTATTGAACTTAGGCCATACTTTTGGCCATGCTATCGAGGCGCATATGGGCTATGGCGTCTGGTTACATGGTGAAGCTGTCGCGGCTGGCATGGTTATGGCAGCAAAAACAGCTGAGCTACTTGGCCAATTTACTCCTGAACAAACACAGCGGGTGGTCACTCTTCTAGAACGTGCATCACTTCCCGTCACAGGCCCGTCACAAATGAAGCCCGATGATTATCTCCCACATATGATGCGAGATAAAAAAGTGATGGGTGGAAAACTACATTTAATTTTGCCTACCACTATCGGCCATTCGGAAATGCGTTCAGATGTTGATACGCAGACTGTCATTGCGGCAATATCATCCTGTATGTCATAA
- the rpe gene encoding Ribulose-phosphate 3-epimerase, with the protein MKNFLIAPSILSADFARLGEDTANVLAAGADIVHFDVMDNHYVPNLTFGAPICKALRDYGITAPIDVHLMVKPVDRIIPDFAKAGATHISFHPEASEHVDRSLQLIREHGCTAGLVFNPATPLSYLDYVMDKVDMILLMSVNPGFGGQSFIPQTLNKLRQVRKLIDESGYDIRLEVDGGVKVNNIAEIAAAGADTFVAGSAIFDQPDYKTVIDAMRNELQKVSQ; encoded by the coding sequence ATGAAAAACTTTCTCATTGCCCCATCTATTTTATCTGCTGACTTTGCCCGTTTAGGCGAAGATACTGCCAATGTTCTTGCAGCTGGTGCCGATATCGTGCATTTTGATGTTATGGACAACCATTATGTACCAAACTTAACGTTTGGGGCGCCTATATGTAAAGCACTGCGAGACTACGGAATAACCGCACCTATTGATGTCCATTTAATGGTGAAACCCGTTGACCGCATTATCCCTGACTTTGCTAAAGCGGGTGCAACCCATATTAGCTTCCACCCTGAAGCCAGTGAACACGTTGACCGCTCACTGCAGTTAATTCGCGAGCATGGCTGTACCGCAGGGCTAGTATTTAACCCAGCAACCCCACTTAGCTACCTTGATTATGTGATGGATAAAGTCGATATGATCCTGCTCATGTCTGTCAACCCCGGCTTTGGTGGACAATCCTTTATCCCACAAACACTCAATAAATTGCGCCAAGTCCGTAAATTAATTGATGAGAGTGGTTATGATATTCGTTTGGAAGTCGATGGCGGTGTCAAGGTGAATAATATCGCAGAGATTGCAGCAGCAGGTGCCGACACCTTCGTTGCAGGTTCTGCTATTTTCGACCAACCCGACTATAAAACTGTTATCGACGCGATGCGTAACGAATTACAAAAGGTATCTCAATGA